One genomic window of Marinobacter adhaerens HP15 includes the following:
- a CDS encoding ABC transporter ATP-binding protein: MEALLEIDNIEVVYNKSVQVLRGLSLRVPKGAIVALLGSNGAGKSTTLKSVSGLLTLEDGEVTAGEVRFRGKDVKGVPPERLVRDGLFHVMEGRRVFEDLTVEENLIAATYALSGSKPSLSDSYELVYNYFPRLKERRKQLAGYLSGGEQQMLALGRALIAQPDLIMLDEPSLGLAPLLVEEIFTIVARINREQGTAILLVEQNAAVSLAIASYGYIMENGKIVIDGPADKLTANEDVQEFYLGVGGKEGEARSYRDIKHYKRRKRWLS; the protein is encoded by the coding sequence ATGGAAGCCTTACTGGAAATCGATAATATCGAGGTGGTCTACAACAAGTCAGTGCAGGTCCTTCGGGGCCTGTCACTGCGGGTGCCGAAGGGGGCCATTGTGGCGCTCCTCGGCTCCAACGGTGCTGGTAAATCCACCACCCTCAAAAGCGTCTCGGGGCTGCTGACCCTGGAAGACGGAGAGGTCACGGCCGGCGAAGTACGCTTCAGGGGTAAGGATGTAAAAGGCGTTCCGCCGGAGCGGCTTGTGCGCGACGGACTCTTTCATGTCATGGAAGGCCGCCGAGTGTTCGAGGACCTCACGGTTGAGGAGAACCTGATTGCCGCCACCTATGCGCTCAGTGGCAGTAAGCCGTCCCTGAGTGACAGCTATGAGCTGGTTTATAACTATTTCCCGAGACTGAAGGAGCGCCGCAAGCAGTTGGCCGGTTACCTCTCCGGCGGCGAGCAGCAGATGTTGGCCCTGGGTCGGGCGCTGATTGCACAGCCGGATCTGATCATGCTCGATGAGCCCTCCCTCGGTCTGGCGCCGCTGCTGGTGGAAGAGATCTTTACCATCGTGGCCAGAATCAACCGGGAACAGGGGACTGCCATTCTTCTGGTGGAACAGAATGCCGCGGTGTCACTGGCGATTGCATCTTACGGTTACATCATGGAAAACGGCAAGATCGTGATCGACGGCCCGGCAGACAAACTCACGGCGAATGAAGATGTTCAGGAATTCTATCTGGGTGTGGGTGGCAAGGAAGGTGAGGCCCGCAGTTATCGAGACATCAAGCACTACAAACGCCGTAAACGGTGGCTGTCATGA